A single genomic interval of Acidovorax sp. 1608163 harbors:
- a CDS encoding LysR family transcriptional regulator, giving the protein MLKLTLEAIELVDAIARYGSFAGASEHLHKVPSTISYSVSKLEDQLGLALFVRNGPRVTLTAAGQEMLKEGRWLLVSARQLESRMRQIATGFESEVRLVHDSLIPTSAFNQDICAFEDLNCGTRLRIGCEAMTGTWEALRDGRADLIVAAGEGPAGGGYKAVAVGTLAFVFCVAPTHPLARLGRPDHLLRRSDLLEHTAVVVGDGARSLTDRTVGLLSGQRRITVPSMQAKIACQVAGLGHGFVPKACVQAELEEGVLVEVAVEEPRAEETFWLAWKSGTPGEAFKWWCQRLSRPLLPGILPRSLR; this is encoded by the coding sequence ATGTTGAAACTGACGCTGGAAGCCATCGAATTGGTCGACGCCATCGCCCGCTACGGTTCGTTTGCGGGGGCCTCAGAGCACCTGCACAAGGTGCCCTCCACCATTTCTTACAGCGTGAGCAAGCTTGAGGATCAGTTAGGACTGGCGCTGTTTGTGCGCAATGGCCCGCGCGTCACCCTCACGGCTGCGGGGCAGGAGATGCTGAAAGAAGGGCGCTGGCTGCTGGTGTCGGCGCGGCAGCTGGAATCGCGCATGAGGCAGATCGCTACGGGGTTTGAATCGGAAGTACGCCTGGTGCATGACTCGCTCATCCCCACCAGCGCCTTCAATCAGGACATCTGCGCTTTTGAAGACCTGAACTGCGGCACCCGCCTGCGCATTGGCTGTGAGGCCATGACTGGTACCTGGGAGGCATTGAGAGATGGGCGTGCTGACCTCATCGTGGCTGCCGGCGAAGGCCCTGCCGGCGGTGGCTACAAAGCCGTGGCTGTGGGTACGCTGGCCTTTGTCTTTTGTGTGGCACCCACACACCCGTTGGCCCGCCTGGGCCGGCCAGACCACCTGTTGCGCCGCAGTGATTTGCTGGAGCACACCGCCGTGGTGGTGGGCGATGGGGCCCGTTCGCTCACGGACCGCACGGTGGGATTGCTCTCAGGCCAGCGGCGAATCACGGTGCCATCGATGCAGGCCAAGATTGCCTGCCAGGTCGCAGGGCTGGGCCATGGCTTTGTGCCCAAAGCTTGCGTGCAGGCAGAGCTGGAAGAGGGGGTTTTGGTGGAGGTGGCGGTGGAAGAACCCCGCGCCGAGGAAACGTTTTGGCTGGCCTGGAAGTCTGGCACCCCCGGCGAGGCCTTCAAATGGTGGTGCCAGCGCCTGAGTCGCCCGTTGCTGCCCGGCATCTTGCCGCGCAGCCTGCGCTGA
- a CDS encoding glutaredoxin: protein MTLKITVYSKSACPQCESAKSLLKARSLPYEEIKIDDEAERLAFYAKCGPAVRQMPQVFINDQRVGGLTGLQAALKQLGH from the coding sequence ATGACCCTCAAGATCACCGTCTACTCCAAGTCCGCCTGCCCCCAGTGCGAATCGGCCAAGAGCCTGCTGAAGGCGCGCTCGCTGCCCTACGAAGAAATCAAGATCGATGACGAAGCCGAACGCCTGGCCTTCTACGCCAAGTGCGGCCCCGCCGTGCGGCAAATGCCGCAGGTCTTCATCAACGACCAGCGTGTGGGTGGGCTCACCGGCCTGCAAGCGGCACTCAAGCAGCTGGGGCACTGA
- a CDS encoding lipocalin family protein: MHSLFLRRTVLIAVLGAAAVLAGCASTLPPQGITPVTPFDLARYEGRWYEAARLNHSFERGMADVSATYQRQADGSVRVINRGFDTAKNDWRQAIGKALFTGDASTASLNVSFFGPFYGGYHVAALDADYQWALVVGPDRSYCWILSRSKQLAPAVREQLIARAQALGIDTQALIWVMHDRTDPQP; this comes from the coding sequence ATGCACTCCCTTTTCCTAAGGCGCACAGTCCTGATTGCCGTACTGGGCGCCGCTGCTGTGCTGGCTGGTTGCGCATCCACCCTGCCGCCCCAGGGCATCACTCCCGTCACCCCGTTTGACCTGGCCCGCTACGAAGGCCGTTGGTACGAGGCGGCGCGGCTCAATCACTCGTTTGAACGCGGCATGGCCGACGTGAGTGCGACCTACCAACGCCAGGCAGACGGCAGCGTCCGCGTGATCAACCGGGGTTTTGACACCGCCAAGAACGACTGGCGCCAGGCCATAGGCAAGGCCCTGTTCACGGGCGATGCAAGCACAGCCTCGCTCAATGTCTCTTTCTTTGGCCCGTTCTACGGCGGCTACCACGTGGCAGCGCTGGATGCCGACTACCAATGGGCGCTGGTGGTGGGGCCAGACCGCAGTTACTGCTGGATTCTGTCGCGCAGCAAACAGCTGGCCCCTGCCGTGCGTGAGCAGCTCATCGCCCGAGCGCAGGCGCTGGGCATTGATACGCAAGCCCTTATCTGGGTCATGCACGACCGCACCGATCCACAACCGTAG
- a CDS encoding DUF2256 domain-containing protein yields MRMRKKSDLPQKTCQHCGLPFTWRKKWEKVWDEVKYCSDRCRSERKRTDKSAGAGAA; encoded by the coding sequence ATGCGCATGCGCAAAAAATCAGACCTCCCGCAAAAGACCTGCCAACACTGCGGCCTGCCCTTCACCTGGCGCAAGAAGTGGGAGAAGGTGTGGGACGAGGTGAAGTACTGCTCAGACCGCTGCCGCAGCGAACGCAAACGCACCGATAAGTCCGCAGGGGCGGGCGCTGCATGA
- a CDS encoding DASH family cryptochrome → MSTVLFWFRNDLRLHDQPALQVALASGATHLLPVVCLPADDETTPWGFARVGPHRRAFTAAALRGLHERMAALGNPLLICQAPPATALPPLAQAVGATTVVCEDIAAPYEQAEVAALRAAGLQVRTVWHSSLLPPSLMPWSVDQLPGVFTTFRQKVESADITPAAPLPAPTRLLPPPDVSASVLQAVGAEQGAAAIRQPAPPQGSDARSSFPYGTTACDGSEAAALAHLAQYLARKLPHSYKDTRNGLTGLHYSSKFSPWLATGALSPRQIYADLKAFERDHGANDGSYWLWFELLWRDYFRLLHLQYGAALYRARGLSELPPAPHNPRGFELWCRGDTGQPLVDAAMRELAATGYLSNRLRQVAASYLLYDLHSDWRAGAAWFESQLVDYDVYSNQANWLYIAGRGTDPRGGRRFNPTKQAQDHDADGSYRRMWGTA, encoded by the coding sequence ATGAGCACCGTGCTGTTCTGGTTTCGCAACGACCTGCGTCTGCACGACCAGCCGGCGTTGCAAGTGGCACTTGCCAGCGGCGCCACCCACCTGTTGCCCGTGGTGTGCCTGCCTGCAGACGATGAAACCACGCCCTGGGGCTTTGCTCGCGTGGGCCCGCATCGCCGCGCCTTCACGGCAGCCGCGCTGCGTGGGCTGCACGAGCGCATGGCTGCGCTGGGTAACCCACTGCTCATCTGCCAGGCCCCGCCTGCCACGGCTTTGCCGCCACTGGCCCAGGCCGTGGGTGCCACCACCGTGGTGTGTGAAGACATTGCCGCCCCCTACGAACAGGCCGAGGTGGCCGCATTGCGCGCCGCTGGTTTGCAGGTGCGCACCGTGTGGCACAGCAGCCTATTGCCCCCTTCGCTTATGCCGTGGTCGGTCGATCAACTGCCGGGCGTGTTCACCACCTTTCGCCAAAAGGTCGAGAGCGCAGACATCACCCCCGCCGCGCCATTGCCCGCACCCACCCGGCTGCTGCCCCCGCCCGATGTTTCTGCATCGGTATTGCAAGCCGTGGGGGCAGAGCAGGGCGCAGCAGCCATCCGGCAACCCGCGCCGCCACAGGGCAGCGATGCCCGCTCGTCCTTCCCCTACGGCACCACTGCCTGTGATGGCAGCGAGGCTGCTGCGCTGGCCCACCTGGCGCAGTACCTGGCCCGCAAGCTGCCCCACAGCTACAAGGACACGCGCAACGGGCTCACGGGGCTTCATTACTCCAGCAAGTTCTCGCCCTGGCTGGCCACGGGCGCGCTGTCTCCGCGCCAGATCTATGCCGACTTGAAAGCCTTTGAACGCGACCACGGCGCCAACGATGGCAGCTACTGGCTGTGGTTTGAGCTGCTGTGGCGCGACTACTTTCGGCTGCTGCACCTGCAATACGGTGCAGCGTTGTACCGGGCGCGCGGCCTGTCAGAGCTTCCGCCCGCTCCCCACAACCCGCGCGGCTTTGAACTCTGGTGCAGGGGCGATACGGGCCAACCATTGGTCGATGCCGCCATGCGCGAGCTGGCTGCCACCGGGTATCTGAGCAACCGCCTGCGCCAGGTGGCGGCCAGCTATCTTCTGTACGACCTGCACAGCGACTGGCGCGCTGGCGCAGCGTGGTTTGAATCGCAACTGGTGGACTACGACGTTTACAGCAACCAGGCCAATTGGCTCTACATTGCCGGGCGCGGCACCGACCCGCGCGGGGGCCGCCGCTTCAACCCCACCAAGCAGGCGCAAGACCACGATGCCGACGGCAGCTACCGCCGCATGTGGGGCACGGCATGA
- a CDS encoding cryptochrome/photolyase family protein, translating into MSTPQPRTPQGAHTLRLLLGDQLNPEHSWFATQDEGVVYVLMEVRQETDYVLHHAQKILAIFAAMRDLARHLREAGHRVRYVAMDDASNRQSIPANLAALMARYGAQTLQYQHPDEWRLDEQLRTWGTQQSFAVQAVSSEHFYTTRTEMAEVFKGRKQWLMEHFYRRMRQRHSVLIDVAGEPEGGQWNYDHDNRKPWPGTPALPPDARPTHDHSALWATIQAAGVQSFGNPQAHALHWPLNRAEALAWLDHFVTTTLPHFGAYEDAMSTQSAWLFHSLLSFALNTKMLRPHEVVQRAQAAYHAGTAPLPAVEGFVRQILGWREYVRGIYWAHMPGYDERNALGHSTPLPEWLWTGKTRMRCMQHAVGQSLEHAYAHHIQRLMVIGNFALLAGLDPAAVHRWYLGVYIDAFEWVEVPNTVGMSQFADGGLLATKPYVSSAAYIDRMSDYCGGCHYDKKLKVGERACPYNALYWDFFARNEGTLGNNFRLGMVYRQLQKMQGPQLDALREHAATLRTKLDAL; encoded by the coding sequence ATGAGCACGCCACAACCCCGCACCCCACAAGGTGCCCACACCCTGCGCCTGCTGCTGGGCGACCAGCTCAACCCCGAGCATTCGTGGTTTGCCACACAGGACGAAGGCGTGGTCTACGTGCTGATGGAAGTGCGGCAAGAGACCGACTATGTGCTGCACCACGCGCAAAAGATCCTCGCCATTTTCGCCGCCATGCGCGACCTGGCCCGCCACCTGCGCGAGGCCGGGCACCGTGTGCGCTATGTGGCGATGGACGACGCCAGCAACCGCCAGTCCATTCCAGCCAACCTTGCCGCCCTCATGGCCCGCTACGGCGCGCAGACGCTGCAATACCAGCACCCCGACGAATGGCGGCTGGACGAGCAACTGCGCACCTGGGGTACACAGCAAAGCTTTGCCGTGCAGGCCGTCAGCAGCGAGCACTTCTACACCACCCGTACCGAAATGGCCGAGGTGTTCAAGGGCCGCAAACAGTGGCTCATGGAGCACTTCTACCGCCGCATGCGCCAGCGCCATAGCGTGCTGATCGACGTAGCGGGCGAACCCGAAGGCGGGCAGTGGAACTACGACCATGACAACCGCAAGCCTTGGCCCGGCACACCCGCACTGCCGCCCGATGCCCGGCCCACGCACGACCACAGCGCCCTGTGGGCCACCATCCAGGCCGCAGGCGTGCAAAGCTTTGGCAACCCGCAGGCCCACGCGCTGCACTGGCCGCTGAACCGCGCCGAGGCTCTGGCGTGGCTGGATCACTTCGTCACCACCACACTGCCGCACTTTGGCGCGTATGAAGACGCGATGAGCACGCAGAGTGCGTGGCTGTTTCACTCGCTGCTGTCCTTTGCGCTCAACACCAAAATGCTGCGCCCGCACGAGGTAGTGCAACGCGCCCAGGCCGCGTACCACGCAGGCACCGCGCCCCTGCCTGCGGTGGAGGGCTTTGTCCGCCAGATCCTTGGCTGGCGCGAATACGTGCGCGGCATCTACTGGGCCCACATGCCCGGCTACGACGAGCGCAACGCCCTGGGCCACAGCACGCCGCTGCCAGAGTGGCTGTGGACGGGAAAGACCCGCATGCGCTGCATGCAGCACGCCGTGGGCCAGTCGCTGGAGCATGCATATGCCCACCACATCCAGCGCCTCATGGTCATCGGCAACTTTGCGCTGCTGGCGGGGCTTGACCCGGCCGCCGTGCACCGCTGGTACCTGGGCGTGTACATCGACGCTTTTGAATGGGTGGAAGTGCCCAACACCGTGGGCATGAGCCAGTTTGCCGACGGCGGCCTGCTGGCCACCAAACCCTATGTGAGCAGCGCTGCCTACATCGACCGCATGAGCGACTACTGCGGCGGCTGCCACTACGACAAGAAGCTCAAGGTGGGTGAGCGCGCCTGCCCGTACAACGCGCTGTATTGGGACTTTTTCGCGCGCAATGAAGGCACGCTGGGCAACAACTTCCGCCTGGGCATGGTGTACCGCCAGTTGCAGAAGATGCAGGGCCCGCAGCTGGATGCGCTGCGCGAGCATGCGGCGACTCTGCGCACTAAACTCGACGCGCTTTGA
- a CDS encoding SDR family NAD(P)-dependent oxidoreductase — MNSLPHGYRALVIGATGAIGSAFLAHLQADPRCALAVGLGRHTSPAVDLDDEATIAAAAQQLKAQGPWHCIIHAAGLLHGPHGMPEKRLGQLNYAQMEATFRTNTFGPALALAHFAPLLPTHGRGLLAVLSAKVGSIGDNRLGGWYSYRASKAALNMLVKTASIEVARTHPQAVLAALHPGTVNSALSAPFNGAEIGRPAADAAGDMLRVLDGLPVEETGGFYAYSGDNLPW, encoded by the coding sequence ATGAATTCACTTCCCCACGGATACCGCGCCCTGGTGATCGGCGCCACAGGCGCCATCGGCAGTGCTTTCCTCGCCCACCTGCAGGCCGATCCGCGCTGCGCACTGGCTGTGGGCCTGGGCCGCCACACCAGTCCGGCGGTCGATCTGGATGACGAAGCCACCATTGCCGCCGCCGCCCAGCAGCTCAAGGCCCAGGGGCCATGGCACTGCATCATCCACGCCGCAGGTCTGCTGCACGGCCCCCACGGCATGCCCGAAAAGCGCCTGGGCCAGTTGAACTACGCGCAGATGGAGGCCACCTTCCGCACCAACACCTTCGGCCCTGCGCTGGCGCTGGCCCACTTTGCGCCGCTGCTGCCAACGCACGGGCGTGGCCTGCTCGCCGTGCTCTCGGCCAAGGTGGGCAGCATTGGCGACAACCGCCTGGGCGGCTGGTACAGCTACCGCGCCAGCAAGGCCGCGCTCAACATGCTGGTCAAAACGGCGTCCATCGAAGTGGCCCGCACCCACCCGCAGGCCGTGCTGGCGGCGCTGCACCCGGGCACCGTCAACTCAGCCCTGTCGGCCCCGTTCAACGGCGCAGAAATTGGCCGCCCGGCTGCAGATGCAGCGGGGGATATGTTGCGGGTGCTGGATGGGTTGCCGGTGGAAGAAACGGGCGGGTTTTATGCGTATAGCGGGGACAATCTGCCTTGGTAG
- a CDS encoding phosphotransferase enzyme family protein, whose amino-acid sequence MLSSPSHDLNLVASHTTAAASAVSDWVSQHYGLQVQQCYLIRRNLNDNYAVRATDGNRYVARLCAIRPRGAFNVDFEVALLAHLHAQGVGVATPVMAANGAANITLPFPEGPRALVLFRHCDGAVPDTPEELHLTGATLARIHSAAQSFTGPASRYVLDGHHLAGRTQDYLVAHPELAPAVLDAYRRLIERLLSELADVGGTLTRVMCHGDTHGFNNHVHTDAYGVQRAAFFDFDDAGPGFLAYDLCVWLWSNLPRKAPMEPDEALLKRWQQYLAGYRAGGGLVTDADLAALPLFLQLRHLWNMGEGVARIHHWGANMMSADWIKKQLDVMAAWARLQLPSA is encoded by the coding sequence ATGCTTTCTTCCCCTTCTCATGACCTCAACCTGGTCGCCTCCCACACCACAGCCGCTGCCTCTGCCGTGAGTGATTGGGTCTCGCAGCACTATGGCCTGCAAGTGCAGCAGTGCTACCTGATTCGCCGCAACCTCAACGACAACTACGCCGTGCGTGCCACGGACGGCAATCGATATGTGGCGCGACTTTGTGCCATTCGGCCGCGCGGCGCGTTCAATGTGGATTTCGAGGTTGCGCTGCTGGCCCACCTGCACGCGCAAGGCGTGGGCGTGGCCACGCCGGTAATGGCTGCGAACGGAGCTGCCAACATTACCCTGCCGTTCCCTGAAGGTCCGCGTGCGCTTGTCCTGTTTCGCCACTGCGATGGTGCCGTGCCCGATACGCCCGAAGAACTCCACCTGACCGGCGCCACGCTGGCCCGGATTCACAGCGCCGCGCAAAGCTTCACAGGCCCCGCAAGCCGCTATGTGCTGGACGGCCACCACCTTGCAGGCCGCACGCAGGACTACCTTGTCGCCCATCCCGAGCTGGCCCCTGCCGTGCTGGATGCCTACCGGCGACTGATTGAGCGCCTCCTGAGCGAGTTGGCGGATGTTGGGGGCACCTTGACCCGCGTGATGTGCCACGGCGACACGCATGGTTTCAACAACCATGTGCACACCGATGCCTATGGTGTGCAGCGCGCCGCCTTCTTTGACTTTGACGACGCCGGGCCAGGGTTCCTGGCTTATGACCTGTGTGTGTGGCTGTGGTCGAACCTGCCCCGCAAGGCCCCCATGGAGCCTGACGAAGCCTTGCTCAAGCGCTGGCAGCAGTACCTGGCCGGCTACCGCGCAGGGGGCGGCCTTGTCACCGATGCCGACCTCGCTGCCTTGCCCCTGTTCCTGCAGTTGCGGCACCTGTGGAACATGGGGGAGGGCGTGGCGCGCATCCACCACTGGGGCGCCAACATGATGTCTGCCGACTGGATCAAGAAGCAGCTCGATGTGATGGCCGCTTGGGCCCGGCTGCAATTGCCCAGCGCCTGA
- the map gene encoding type I methionyl aminopeptidase, with amino-acid sequence MAHAGDVPIRSAEELVMARRAAQLAAAVLAMIEPHVVPGVSTETLDTLCHDFIVNVQGARPANVGYLGYPKTVLTSVNHVVCHGIPSPHQILKKGDIVNIDVAVEKDGWYGDTSRMFCVGTPSVLAQRLVRTTYEALCAGIREVKPGATLGDVGHAIATVAQREHFSVVREYCGHGIGTVYHDEPQVLHYGRRGQGLQLEAGMVFTIEPMLNAGQRETKELADGWTVVTKDRSLSAQWEHMVAVTDSGYEVLTAWPGGTGAYPAV; translated from the coding sequence ATGGCACACGCTGGTGATGTCCCCATCCGCTCGGCCGAAGAACTGGTGATGGCGCGGCGGGCGGCCCAACTGGCCGCCGCAGTGCTGGCCATGATCGAGCCCCATGTGGTGCCGGGCGTGAGCACTGAGACGCTGGACACCCTGTGCCACGACTTCATCGTGAACGTACAAGGCGCCAGACCCGCCAACGTAGGCTACCTGGGTTACCCCAAGACGGTACTGACCTCGGTGAACCATGTCGTCTGCCACGGCATCCCCTCCCCACACCAGATTCTGAAAAAAGGCGACATCGTCAACATCGACGTGGCGGTGGAAAAAGACGGCTGGTACGGCGACACCAGCCGCATGTTCTGCGTGGGCACGCCCAGCGTGCTGGCCCAGCGGCTGGTGCGCACCACGTACGAGGCGCTGTGCGCGGGCATCCGCGAAGTGAAGCCCGGTGCCACGCTGGGCGATGTGGGCCACGCCATTGCCACGGTGGCGCAGCGCGAGCACTTCAGCGTGGTGCGCGAGTATTGCGGCCACGGCATTGGCACCGTGTACCACGACGAGCCCCAGGTACTGCACTACGGGAGGCGTGGCCAGGGGCTGCAACTGGAAGCTGGCATGGTCTTCACCATCGAGCCCATGCTGAACGCAGGCCAGCGCGAGACCAAGGAGCTGGCCGATGGCTGGACGGTGGTGACCAAGGACCGGTCGCTCTCGGCCCAGTGGGAGCACATGGTGGCGGTGACGGACAGCGGCTACGAGGTGCTGACGGCGTGGCCGGGAGGCACGGGGGCTTATCCGGCGGTATAG
- a CDS encoding ParD-like family protein: MGIVKISDQMHENLRLASTALSRSINSQAEHWMRVGMLAEMYPDLDHREICQMLVRAELAGGLDVALAANGGLDQPAATGRRTGKQH; this comes from the coding sequence ATGGGCATCGTCAAAATTTCCGATCAAATGCACGAGAACCTGCGCCTGGCCAGCACGGCGCTGAGCCGCTCCATCAACTCCCAGGCAGAGCACTGGATGCGCGTGGGCATGCTGGCCGAGATGTACCCCGACCTGGACCACCGCGAGATTTGCCAGATGCTGGTGCGGGCCGAACTGGCCGGTGGGCTGGATGTGGCGCTGGCAGCCAACGGTGGGTTGGACCAACCCGCAGCCACGGGCCGACGCACTGGAAAGCAGCACTGA
- a CDS encoding YkvA family protein, whose product MSISNTLKIWAKRIKRDGVTLCFAGKHPKTPWYAKALGLFVVAYALSPIDLIPDFIPVLGYVDDVLLLPGLIWLTLRLLPPDVLSDCRSEADAWMQAKGAKPRSMAGAVLVVALWLAVGAALWMGLRPLG is encoded by the coding sequence ATGAGCATCAGCAACACCTTGAAGATTTGGGCCAAGCGCATCAAGCGCGATGGGGTGACCTTGTGTTTTGCTGGCAAGCACCCTAAGACGCCTTGGTATGCCAAGGCGCTCGGGCTGTTTGTGGTGGCGTATGCGCTGAGCCCGATTGACCTGATCCCCGATTTCATTCCCGTGCTGGGCTATGTGGACGATGTGTTGCTGCTGCCCGGCCTGATCTGGCTGACCTTGCGGCTGTTACCGCCCGATGTGCTGTCTGATTGCCGCAGTGAGGCCGATGCATGGATGCAGGCGAAGGGCGCCAAGCCCCGCAGCATGGCCGGTGCGGTGTTGGTGGTGGCGCTGTGGCTGGCCGTGGGGGCAGCTTTGTGGATGGGGTTGCGGCCGCTGGGTTGA
- a CDS encoding glutathione S-transferase family protein codes for MYRLHSFCQSGNSYKVAFFLRALGVAWEPVFVDFMNGMTRTADWREQTNPMGEAPVLEDGERSLTQSGVILTYLAQKHAPAYLGKTEDDKLEVLRWLLFDNHKFTSYFATFRFMKAFGATPPEPALMAWLQGRMDNAFGIVDKHLAGRTFMVGEQPTIADFSLCGYLFYPVEESGYDMAARYPHIQAWLQRLRQLPGWAGPYEILPGERILPKW; via the coding sequence ATGTACCGTCTTCACAGCTTTTGCCAGTCTGGCAATTCGTACAAGGTGGCGTTCTTTTTACGGGCACTGGGCGTTGCGTGGGAGCCCGTGTTTGTGGACTTCATGAACGGCATGACGCGCACGGCCGACTGGCGCGAGCAGACCAACCCCATGGGCGAGGCGCCGGTGCTGGAGGATGGTGAGCGCAGCCTGACGCAGTCGGGGGTGATCCTGACTTATCTGGCCCAAAAGCATGCGCCAGCGTATCTGGGGAAGACCGAAGACGACAAACTGGAGGTGCTGCGCTGGCTGCTGTTCGACAACCACAAGTTCACCAGCTATTTCGCAACGTTCCGCTTCATGAAAGCCTTTGGTGCCACACCGCCCGAGCCTGCGCTGATGGCGTGGCTGCAGGGGCGCATGGACAACGCGTTTGGCATTGTGGACAAGCACCTGGCGGGCCGCACGTTCATGGTGGGTGAGCAGCCCACGATTGCCGACTTCTCGCTGTGCGGCTACCTGTTCTACCCGGTGGAAGAAAGCGGGTACGACATGGCTGCGCGTTACCCACACATCCAAGCATGGTTGCAGCGCTTGCGCCAGCTGCCGGGCTGGGCGGGGCCGTATGAGATCTTGCCGGGCGAGCGCATTTTGCCCAAGTGGTAA